A single genomic interval of Nocardioides palaemonis harbors:
- the trmD gene encoding tRNA (guanosine(37)-N1)-methyltransferase TrmD, whose product MRIDVVTIFPDYLAPLGLSLPGKARDKGLLDVHVHDLRRWTSDRHRTVDDTPYGGGAGMVMKPEPWGEALDEVAQGATIVFTTPSGEPFTQRVAAELSGHEHLVFACGRYEGIDQRVLEHAATVGTVREISLGDYVLNGGEVAALAITEAVVRLLPGFMGNAESLVEESHADGLLEYPVYTKPASWRGREVPDVLLSGDHARIAAWRREQAEQRTAERRPDLLPRTGAVGALADLDVRAAVPADAGELFTLQRACWLQEQQANPGVEIPALHESLDDVRRGLGEWTVMVAREPSSGRLVGAVRGRVDSHGEWDIGRIMVAPDLQGRGLGRALLGLVEDLAPADVTTYVLFTGERSTDNQRMYRKAGFRLRTDRRAPAGAVVMTKPARRRA is encoded by the coding sequence ATGAGGATCGACGTCGTCACGATCTTCCCCGACTACCTCGCGCCGCTGGGGCTGAGCCTGCCGGGCAAGGCCCGCGACAAGGGCCTGCTGGACGTGCACGTCCACGACCTGCGGCGGTGGACCAGCGACCGGCACCGCACGGTCGACGACACGCCCTACGGCGGCGGTGCCGGCATGGTGATGAAGCCGGAGCCGTGGGGGGAGGCCCTCGACGAGGTCGCGCAGGGAGCCACGATCGTCTTCACGACGCCGAGCGGTGAGCCCTTCACCCAGCGGGTCGCCGCGGAGCTCAGCGGCCACGAGCACCTCGTGTTCGCGTGCGGGCGCTACGAGGGCATCGACCAGCGGGTCCTCGAGCACGCCGCCACCGTCGGGACGGTCCGCGAGATCAGCCTCGGCGACTACGTCCTCAACGGCGGCGAGGTCGCCGCGCTGGCGATCACTGAGGCCGTCGTGCGCCTGCTGCCCGGCTTCATGGGCAACGCCGAGTCGCTGGTGGAGGAGTCGCACGCCGACGGCCTCCTGGAGTACCCCGTCTACACCAAGCCGGCCTCCTGGCGCGGTCGCGAGGTCCCGGACGTGCTGCTCTCCGGCGACCACGCGCGGATCGCCGCGTGGCGCCGCGAGCAGGCCGAGCAGCGCACCGCCGAGCGGCGCCCCGACCTGCTGCCGCGCACGGGCGCGGTCGGCGCGCTCGCGGACCTCGACGTACGCGCTGCCGTCCCGGCCGACGCCGGCGAGCTGTTCACCCTGCAGCGCGCGTGCTGGCTGCAGGAGCAGCAGGCCAACCCCGGGGTGGAGATCCCGGCGCTGCACGAGTCGCTCGACGACGTGCGTCGCGGCCTGGGGGAGTGGACCGTGATGGTCGCCCGTGAGCCGTCGTCGGGCCGTCTCGTCGGTGCCGTGCGCGGCCGGGTGGACTCCCACGGCGAGTGGGACATCGGCCGGATCATGGTGGCGCCCGACCTGCAGGGCCGCGGCCTGGGGCGGGCCCTGCTCGGGCTGGTCGAGGACCTGGCGCCGGCCGACGTGACGACCTACGTCCTCTTCACCGGCGAGCGGTCGACCGACAACCAGCGGATGTACCGGAAGGCGGGCTTCCGGCTGCGCACCGACCGGCGGGCTCCTGCGGGCGCGGTGGTGATGACCAAGCCGGCCCGGCGGCGGGCCTAG
- the rplS gene encoding 50S ribosomal protein L19 has translation MSNVIADLGTAIKRDDVPAFRAGDTVKVHVKVIEGSRSRVQVFQGVVIRVHGSGIGRTFTVRKVSFGVGVERTFPLNSPIFEKIEVVTRGDVRRAKLYYLRNLRGKAAKIKERREA, from the coding sequence ATGAGCAACGTCATCGCCGATCTCGGCACCGCCATCAAGCGCGACGACGTCCCGGCCTTCCGCGCCGGCGACACCGTCAAGGTCCACGTCAAGGTCATCGAGGGCAGCCGCTCGCGTGTCCAGGTCTTCCAGGGCGTCGTGATCCGCGTCCACGGCTCGGGCATCGGCCGCACCTTCACCGTCCGCAAGGTCTCCTTCGGCGTCGGCGTGGAGCGCACCTTCCCGCTGAACTCCCCGATCTTCGAGAAGATCGAGGTCGTGACCCGCGGTGACGTGCGCCGCGCCAAGCTCTACTACCTGCGCAACCTGCGCGGCAAGGCTGCCAAGATCAAGGAGCGCCGCGAGGCGTGA
- the lepB gene encoding signal peptidase I gives MTSDDRGSTSAPMDEEPRSSRPEEEKVESRHDGRRGRGRRKQLPLWQETILLLGIALVLAIVIKSFFVQAFYIPSESMEPGLVLNDRILVEKPSYWGDGGPERGDVVVFKDPGGWLNPADAAGPTNPVAKGMAKIGLYPTGGHLVKRVIGVAGDTIQCCDDQGRLMINGTAIDESAFVKRGDATCDGPMVDECTTDWEVGPIPEGHVFVMGDNRSRSADSSFHMCKPGRTECVPGDEFVPVDLVVGKVFVLLWPADRFRWNSRPDAFEDVPEPSS, from the coding sequence GTGACTTCTGACGACCGCGGTTCCACGTCCGCCCCGATGGACGAGGAGCCGCGGTCGTCGCGTCCGGAGGAGGAGAAGGTGGAGAGCCGCCACGACGGTCGACGCGGCCGGGGCCGGCGCAAGCAGCTGCCGCTCTGGCAGGAGACGATCCTCCTGCTCGGGATCGCGCTCGTGCTCGCGATCGTCATCAAGAGCTTCTTCGTCCAGGCCTTCTACATCCCGTCGGAGTCGATGGAGCCGGGCCTGGTCCTCAACGACCGGATCCTGGTCGAGAAGCCGTCCTACTGGGGGGACGGCGGCCCCGAGCGCGGCGACGTCGTGGTTTTCAAGGACCCGGGCGGCTGGCTCAACCCCGCCGACGCGGCCGGTCCGACCAACCCGGTGGCGAAGGGGATGGCCAAGATCGGTCTCTACCCGACCGGCGGCCACCTCGTGAAGCGGGTCATCGGCGTGGCCGGCGACACCATCCAGTGCTGCGACGACCAGGGCCGGCTGATGATCAACGGCACGGCGATCGACGAGTCCGCGTTCGTCAAGCGCGGCGACGCCACGTGTGACGGTCCGATGGTCGACGAGTGCACCACCGACTGGGAGGTCGGGCCGATCCCCGAGGGCCACGTGTTCGTGATGGGGGACAACCGCTCCCGCTCGGCGGACTCCTCGTTCCACATGTGCAAGCCCGGGCGGACCGAGTGCGTCCCGGGAGACGAGTTCGTCCCCGTCGACCTGGTGGTCGGCAAGGTGTTCGTCCTGCTCTGGCCGGCCGACCGGTTCCGCTGGAACTCGCGTCCCGACGCGTTCGAGGACGTGCCGGAACCCTCGTCGTGA
- a CDS encoding ribonuclease HII: MTVRRDAGLYGYERALRRVGLEPVAGVDEAGRGACAGPLVAGAVVLPPGKAGIVPGLADSKLLTEAARERVYAQVVRRALAWSVVVVEPEECDRLGMHVANLEALRRAVARLATRPAYVLTDGFPVDGLGVPGLAVWKGDRVAACIAAASVVAKVTRDRLMVDLDGDWPAYDFRTHKGYITETHEAALAAHGPSPVHRMRFVNVRRAAGLEPGAEVPTRVGGQEHEQGPGSGEQEDG, from the coding sequence GTGACGGTGCGCCGCGACGCCGGGCTCTACGGCTACGAGCGCGCGCTGCGCCGCGTCGGCCTCGAGCCCGTGGCCGGTGTCGACGAGGCGGGCCGCGGCGCCTGCGCCGGCCCGCTCGTCGCCGGCGCCGTCGTGCTCCCACCCGGCAAGGCCGGCATCGTCCCCGGCCTGGCGGACAGCAAGCTGCTCACCGAGGCTGCCCGCGAGCGGGTCTACGCCCAGGTCGTGCGCCGGGCACTGGCCTGGTCGGTGGTCGTGGTCGAGCCCGAGGAGTGCGACCGCCTCGGCATGCACGTGGCCAACCTCGAGGCGCTGCGCCGCGCGGTCGCCCGCCTGGCCACGCGGCCGGCGTACGTCCTGACCGACGGGTTCCCCGTCGACGGCCTCGGCGTGCCCGGCCTCGCGGTGTGGAAGGGCGACCGGGTCGCCGCCTGCATCGCCGCCGCGTCGGTGGTGGCGAAGGTGACCCGGGACCGGCTGATGGTCGACCTCGACGGCGACTGGCCCGCCTACGACTTCCGGACCCACAAGGGCTACATCACCGAGACCCACGAGGCGGCGCTGGCCGCCCACGGCCCGTCGCCGGTGCACCGGATGCGCTTCGTCAACGTGCGCCGCGCCGCGGGGCTCGAGCCGGGCGCGGAGGTGCCCACTAGGGTCGGTGGCCAGGAGCACGAGCAGGGACCGGGCAGCGGCGAGCAGGAGGACGGATGA
- a CDS encoding DUF2469 domain-containing protein encodes MSAEDLEKYETEMELTLYREYRDVVGIFKYVVETDRRFYLCNQVDVKARSESGDVFFEVSMSDAWVWDMYRPARFAKNVKVLTFKDVNVEELAPQDIDPPKD; translated from the coding sequence ATGAGCGCGGAGGACCTCGAGAAGTACGAGACCGAGATGGAGCTCACCCTCTACCGCGAGTACCGCGACGTGGTGGGGATCTTCAAGTACGTCGTGGAGACCGACCGCCGGTTCTACCTGTGCAACCAGGTGGACGTGAAGGCCCGCTCCGAGAGCGGAGACGTCTTCTTCGAGGTCTCGATGAGCGACGCCTGGGTGTGGGACATGTACCGCCCGGCCCGGTTCGCCAAGAACGTGAAGGTGCTGACGTTCAAGGACGTCAACGTCGAGGAGCTCGCACCCCAGGACATCGACCCGCCCAAGGACTGA
- a CDS encoding YraN family protein: MTRPTVPLVPRDPVAAHNRRLGRRGEELAARHLTSLGMVLLDRNWRCAAGEIDLVLRDGRVLVICEVKTRSSTSYGTPLEAVDARKAERLRRLGARWLRAHDCHPDDVRVDLVGVLAPPSGPVEVEHVPGVG, translated from the coding sequence ATGACCAGACCCACCGTCCCGCTCGTCCCGCGCGACCCCGTCGCCGCGCACAACCGTCGCCTCGGCCGCCGCGGCGAGGAGCTCGCGGCCCGCCACCTGACGTCGCTCGGCATGGTGCTGCTCGACCGCAACTGGCGCTGCGCGGCCGGCGAGATCGACCTCGTGCTGCGCGACGGCCGGGTGCTGGTGATCTGCGAGGTCAAGACCCGGTCGTCGACCTCCTACGGCACGCCCCTCGAGGCGGTCGACGCCCGCAAGGCGGAGCGGCTGCGCCGGCTCGGCGCCCGCTGGCTGCGTGCCCACGACTGCCACCCCGACGACGTCCGGGTGGACCTGGTGGGCGTGCTCGCCCCGCCCAGCGGGCCGGTGGAGGTCGAGCACGTGCCGGGGGTCGGCTGA
- a CDS encoding YifB family Mg chelatase-like AAA ATPase, with product MAFATARSLALRGADGHVIDVQVDVSPGLVSTTIIGRVDKSLSEARDRVRMAINNDCGRWPATKRVTILLAPADLPKSGTHYDLAIATAVLAADPQHEDLLPEHLAGWAFVGELSVSGALRPVPGVLPMVIAAAAHDITRVFVPEPQAAEAALVPGMTVFGVRSLAQVSAVLRGVEVPEAAPVVAASASPLATWRGEDRLAGLDLRDLDGLEDVRYAVEVAAAGGHPTMLIGPRGTGKTSIAERIPSILPDLTTEQALEVTALHSVAGVLPEGSGLLRRPPWFAPHHSATAASVLGGGTGRVRPGQVSLAHHGVLFLDEFPHFRADVIEAMRQPLEAGEVTIARGDDAATYPARSLVVLAANPCPCGNFHGSSGGSCECSDVQRLHYRRKLTGPILDRVDIWMEVRPQGRSRTVFGPERESSEDVRSRVAEARQRQALRYRHCPWLLNASCPGPVLAEHWPLEPEAQHLVDADLAAGRLTRRGLTRVQRLAWTVADRSGVARPGEEEARIALALRSADAAGTLPAAVVGVAS from the coding sequence ATGGCGTTCGCGACCGCGCGCTCGCTCGCGCTCCGGGGCGCCGACGGACACGTGATCGACGTGCAGGTCGACGTGTCCCCAGGACTGGTCAGCACCACGATCATCGGCCGGGTCGACAAGTCCCTGTCCGAGGCCCGCGACCGGGTGCGGATGGCGATCAACAACGACTGCGGCCGGTGGCCGGCCACCAAGCGGGTCACGATCCTGCTCGCCCCGGCCGACCTGCCCAAGTCCGGCACCCACTACGACCTCGCGATCGCGACAGCCGTGCTCGCGGCCGACCCCCAGCACGAGGACCTGCTGCCCGAGCACCTCGCGGGCTGGGCGTTCGTCGGTGAGCTCTCCGTGTCGGGTGCGCTCCGCCCGGTGCCGGGCGTCCTGCCGATGGTGATCGCGGCGGCGGCCCACGACATCACGCGGGTGTTCGTCCCGGAGCCCCAGGCCGCCGAGGCGGCGCTGGTGCCGGGCATGACGGTGTTCGGCGTGCGCTCGCTGGCGCAGGTCTCCGCCGTGCTGCGCGGCGTGGAGGTTCCCGAGGCGGCGCCCGTCGTCGCCGCGTCGGCCAGCCCGCTCGCGACCTGGCGGGGCGAGGACCGGCTCGCCGGCCTCGACCTGCGCGACCTCGACGGCCTCGAGGACGTCCGCTACGCGGTGGAGGTCGCGGCCGCGGGCGGGCACCCCACCATGCTCATCGGCCCCCGGGGCACCGGGAAGACCTCGATCGCCGAACGGATCCCGTCGATCCTCCCCGACCTGACCACCGAGCAGGCCCTCGAGGTGACCGCCCTCCACTCCGTCGCAGGGGTCCTGCCGGAGGGCAGTGGCCTGCTGCGCCGACCGCCGTGGTTCGCCCCGCACCACTCGGCGACGGCGGCGAGCGTGCTCGGGGGCGGGACGGGCCGGGTCCGCCCCGGCCAGGTGAGCCTGGCCCACCACGGCGTGCTGTTCCTCGACGAGTTCCCGCACTTCCGCGCCGACGTGATCGAGGCGATGCGCCAGCCGCTCGAGGCCGGGGAGGTCACCATCGCCCGCGGCGACGACGCCGCGACCTACCCCGCCCGCTCCCTGGTGGTGCTGGCCGCGAACCCGTGCCCGTGCGGCAACTTCCACGGCTCCTCCGGTGGGTCCTGCGAGTGCTCGGACGTGCAGCGACTTCACTACCGCCGCAAGCTCACCGGCCCGATCCTCGACCGCGTCGACATCTGGATGGAGGTGCGGCCGCAGGGTCGCAGCCGGACCGTGTTCGGGCCCGAGCGTGAGTCCTCCGAGGACGTCCGCTCCCGGGTGGCGGAGGCCCGCCAGCGCCAGGCGCTGCGCTACCGCCACTGCCCGTGGCTGCTCAACGCCTCGTGCCCGGGGCCGGTCCTCGCCGAGCACTGGCCGCTGGAGCCCGAGGCGCAGCACCTCGTCGACGCCGACCTGGCGGCGGGTCGTCTCACCCGCCGTGGCCTGACCCGGGTCCAGCGCCTGGCGTGGACGGTGGCGGACCGCTCGGGCGTCGCCCGGCCGGGCGAGGAGGAGGCGCGGATCGCGCTCGCGCTGCGGTCGGCGGACGCCGCCGGCACGTTGCCGGCCGCCGTGGTGGGGGTGGCGTCGTGA
- the dprA gene encoding DNA-processing protein DprA, which translates to MSDVPLRPAGPTTASRVGDADRLARVILSCAVEPGDGTTSSMVRQVGAVRALEQLRVSRSDTGVAERLAERLGEVEPERELDQAARCGIRFLVPGDPEWPDGLDRLDDTITLDGFGGAPPGLWVKGPMPLTELACSVAVVGSRAASFYGVEMTRGVCADLAHARVPVVSGGALGIDFVAHDSTLAAAGTTVAVLACGVDRVYPAQNRPLIQHLAAEHAVVSEQPPGSTPTRPRFLARNRLIAALTTGTVLVEAALRSGALNTVGWAEGLGRQVMCVPGPVTSVTSQGVNQLLRDGRGTVVTSGREVLELVGRSGTHLLEPPRGETRPRDDLTPTEQQVVEWVPVSRPAEVDEISVRCGLHVRTTDGALRRLRAKGLVRLDERGWRLAPDA; encoded by the coding sequence GTGAGCGACGTGCCCCTCCGTCCCGCGGGCCCGACCACCGCGTCCCGCGTCGGCGACGCCGACCGGCTGGCGAGGGTCATCCTGAGCTGCGCCGTCGAGCCGGGCGACGGCACCACCTCCTCGATGGTGCGCCAGGTGGGCGCGGTGCGTGCGCTCGAGCAGCTGCGCGTCTCGCGCAGCGACACCGGCGTCGCGGAGCGGCTGGCCGAACGGCTCGGCGAGGTCGAGCCCGAGCGCGAGCTCGACCAGGCCGCCCGCTGCGGCATCCGCTTCCTGGTCCCGGGCGACCCGGAGTGGCCCGACGGCCTCGACCGGCTCGACGACACCATCACCCTCGACGGGTTCGGCGGTGCGCCGCCGGGGCTGTGGGTGAAGGGCCCGATGCCCCTCACCGAGCTCGCCTGCTCGGTGGCCGTCGTGGGGTCGCGGGCCGCCTCCTTCTACGGCGTCGAGATGACCCGCGGCGTCTGCGCCGACCTCGCCCACGCCCGGGTGCCGGTGGTGTCGGGTGGTGCCCTCGGCATCGACTTCGTCGCCCACGACTCCACCCTGGCCGCCGCCGGCACCACGGTGGCGGTGCTGGCCTGCGGCGTCGACCGGGTCTACCCCGCCCAGAACCGGCCGCTGATCCAGCACCTCGCGGCCGAGCACGCGGTGGTGTCGGAGCAACCGCCCGGATCCACGCCGACGCGTCCGCGGTTCCTCGCCCGCAACCGGCTGATCGCCGCCCTGACCACCGGCACGGTCCTCGTGGAGGCAGCGCTGCGCAGCGGGGCGCTCAACACCGTGGGCTGGGCGGAGGGCCTCGGCCGGCAGGTCATGTGCGTGCCGGGTCCGGTCACCAGCGTCACCTCTCAGGGGGTCAACCAGCTCCTCCGCGACGGACGCGGCACCGTCGTGACGAGCGGACGCGAGGTCCTCGAGCTCGTGGGCAGGTCGGGGACCCACCTCCTCGAGCCGCCGCGCGGCGAGACCCGCCCCCGCGACGACCTCACCCCGACCGAGCAGCAGGTCGTCGAGTGGGTGCCGGTCAGCCGGCCCGCCGAGGTCGACGAGATCTCCGTGCGGTGCGGCCTGCACGTGCGCACCACCGACGGAGCCCTGCGCCGGCTGCGCGCCAAGGGCCTGGTGCGCCTCGACGAACGGGGGTGGCGGCTCGCGCCTGACGCGTGA
- a CDS encoding tyrosine recombinase XerC yields the protein MSDEPTTDAPGLPEPMVRLLGDYERHLVSERDLTPHTVRAYLGDVSSLLDHCVRLGHDDVTDLDLRTLRSWLARLQTTGRSRTTIARRATAARVFTAWLHRTGRLPADPGAALGSPKKLKTLPPVLRADEAEALIRSAADRADDGTPVGLRDVAMLELLYATGIRVGELVGLDVDDVDDERRVVRVLGKGRKERSVPYGTPAGRSLDRWLAGGRPELRVEGSGPALFLGVRGRRIDQRAVRDLVHRRIADVPGAPDIGPHGLRHTAATHLLEGGADLRSVQELLGHASLATTQLYTHVTTDRLRRAYQQAHPRA from the coding sequence GTGAGCGACGAGCCGACGACCGATGCCCCGGGACTCCCGGAGCCGATGGTCCGGCTGCTCGGCGACTACGAGCGCCACCTCGTCTCCGAGCGTGACCTGACCCCCCACACCGTCCGGGCCTACCTCGGCGACGTGTCGAGCCTGCTGGACCACTGCGTCCGCCTCGGGCACGACGACGTCACCGACCTCGACCTCCGCACGCTGCGCAGCTGGCTGGCGCGGCTGCAGACGACCGGCCGCAGCCGGACCACGATCGCCCGGCGGGCGACGGCGGCACGGGTCTTCACCGCCTGGTTGCACCGCACCGGACGCCTGCCGGCCGACCCGGGGGCCGCGCTCGGCTCGCCGAAGAAGCTCAAGACCCTGCCGCCGGTGCTCCGCGCCGACGAGGCGGAGGCGCTCATCAGGTCGGCCGCGGACCGGGCCGACGACGGCACCCCGGTCGGCCTGCGCGACGTGGCCATGCTCGAGCTGCTCTACGCCACCGGCATCCGGGTCGGCGAGCTGGTGGGCCTCGACGTCGACGACGTCGACGACGAGCGGCGCGTGGTCCGGGTGCTCGGCAAGGGTCGCAAGGAGCGGTCGGTGCCCTACGGCACGCCAGCCGGACGCTCGCTCGACCGCTGGCTGGCCGGCGGGCGGCCCGAGCTGCGGGTGGAGGGGTCCGGCCCGGCGCTCTTCCTCGGTGTCCGGGGCAGGCGCATCGACCAGCGGGCCGTCCGCGACCTGGTCCACCGTCGCATCGCCGACGTCCCCGGTGCCCCCGACATCGGGCCGCACGGCCTGCGCCACACCGCCGCCACCCACCTGCTGGAGGGCGGTGCCGACCTGCGCTCGGTGCAGGAGCTGCTCGGCCACGCCTCGCTCGCCACCACCCAGCTCTACACCCACGTCACCACCGACCGGCTGCGCCGGGCCTACCAACAGGCCCACCCGCGCGCCTGA
- a CDS encoding M23 family metallopeptidase translates to MRALPYVLLLVLTTLLSPTAAAARPVLLPVPLRAGGPAGVWPLDPRPDVVRPFEPPPSPYASGHRGADLAGAAGQPVRAAVRGTIGFAGSIGGKPVVTVLHADGLRTTYEPVVTTVAKGDPVAAGDVLGRLAVTHGHCFPAACLHWGLVRGSGDDRVYLDPLTLVGGGPVRLLPLWRDEPAATPTSWSPPLDAWRRPLDWLG, encoded by the coding sequence ATGCGAGCCCTCCCGTACGTCCTGCTGCTGGTGCTGACGACGCTCCTGTCCCCCACGGCAGCCGCCGCCCGGCCCGTGCTCCTGCCGGTGCCCCTGCGGGCGGGCGGTCCGGCAGGCGTGTGGCCGCTCGACCCGCGGCCCGACGTCGTACGTCCCTTCGAGCCGCCGCCGTCTCCCTACGCCTCTGGCCACCGGGGTGCGGACCTCGCCGGCGCCGCCGGTCAGCCGGTGCGGGCGGCGGTGCGCGGCACGATCGGGTTCGCCGGGTCGATCGGCGGCAAGCCGGTGGTGACCGTGCTCCACGCCGACGGCCTCCGCACGACCTACGAACCCGTCGTCACCACGGTCGCGAAGGGCGATCCGGTGGCGGCCGGCGACGTCCTCGGCCGGCTGGCCGTCACCCACGGCCACTGCTTCCCCGCGGCCTGCCTGCACTGGGGCCTGGTGCGCGGGAGCGGCGACGACCGGGTCTACCTCGACCCGCTGACGCTCGTCGGCGGCGGACCGGTGAGGCTGCTCCCGCTCTGGCGCGACGAGCCCGCGGCCACCCCGACGTCCTGGTCTCCCCCGCTCGACGCCTGGCGCCGCCCGCTCGACTGGCTGGGCTGA
- the rpsB gene encoding 30S ribosomal protein S2, which translates to MAVVTMRQLLESGVHFGHQTRRWNPKMKRFIMTERNGIYIIDLQQSLAYIDRSYAFVKETVAKGGVIMFVGTKKQAQEAIAEQATRVGMPYVNQRWLGGMLTNFQTVHQRINRLKELDDVDFDTVAGSGRTKKELLQMKREHAKLEKTLGGIREMSKVPSAVWIVDTNKEHLAVEEARKLRIPIIGILDSNCDPDLVDFPIPGNDDAIRAVGLLTRVVADAVAEGLIARSGAKTAGEAVGAEEPLAEWERELLQGDADQAAAAATGDAAAETPASEATGAASEAPQAEAAADAATEAPAEAAEAKQD; encoded by the coding sequence ATGGCAGTCGTCACCATGCGCCAGCTGCTCGAGAGCGGCGTCCACTTCGGTCACCAGACCCGTCGCTGGAACCCCAAGATGAAGCGCTTCATCATGACCGAGCGCAACGGCATCTACATCATCGACCTGCAGCAGTCGCTCGCCTACATCGACCGCTCGTACGCCTTCGTCAAGGAGACCGTCGCCAAGGGCGGCGTGATCATGTTCGTCGGCACCAAGAAGCAGGCCCAGGAGGCGATCGCCGAGCAGGCGACCCGCGTCGGGATGCCCTACGTCAACCAGCGCTGGCTGGGCGGCATGCTCACCAACTTCCAGACCGTGCACCAGCGGATCAACCGCCTCAAGGAGCTCGACGACGTCGACTTCGACACCGTCGCCGGCTCGGGTCGCACCAAGAAGGAGCTCCTGCAGATGAAGCGGGAGCACGCCAAGCTCGAGAAGACCCTCGGCGGCATCCGCGAGATGTCCAAGGTCCCCTCCGCGGTGTGGATCGTCGACACCAACAAGGAGCACCTGGCCGTCGAGGAGGCGCGCAAGCTCCGGATCCCGATCATCGGCATCCTGGACTCCAACTGCGACCCCGACCTCGTCGACTTCCCGATCCCGGGCAACGACGACGCGATCCGCGCGGTCGGCCTGCTGACCCGCGTGGTCGCCGACGCCGTCGCCGAGGGCCTCATCGCCCGCTCCGGTGCCAAGACCGCCGGCGAGGCCGTCGGCGCCGAGGAGCCGCTGGCCGAGTGGGAGCGCGAGCTGCTCCAGGGTGACGCCGACCAGGCCGCCGCGGCCGCCACCGGCGACGCCGCCGCCGAGACCCCGGCCTCCGAGGCCACCGGTGCCGCGTCCGAGGCCCCGCAGGCCGAGGCTGCCGCCGACGCCGCCACCGAGGCGCCCGCCGAGGCCGCCGAGGCGAAGCAGGACTGA
- the tsf gene encoding translation elongation factor Ts: MANFTAADVKKLRELTQAGMMDCKKALTETDGDFDKAVELLRVKGAAKAAARGAERETAAGLVATSGNALVELKSETDFVAKNEEFIAKAQQIADVADAVKAADTEALKAAELDGKTVGEVVEDLAITIGEKIELGEVAYFEGTTVTYMHKRAADLPPAVGVLVEFEGDEAAARAAAMQIAAMKAQYLTRDEVPADVVASERSIAEQKTREEGKPEQAIAKIVEGRLGGFFKEIVLLEQESVTESKKTVKAVLDEAGTTVKRFARFEVGA; encoded by the coding sequence ATGGCCAACTTCACCGCTGCCGACGTCAAGAAGCTCCGTGAGCTGACCCAGGCCGGGATGATGGACTGCAAGAAGGCGCTCACCGAGACCGACGGCGACTTCGACAAGGCCGTCGAGCTGCTCCGCGTCAAGGGTGCCGCGAAGGCTGCCGCCCGCGGCGCCGAGCGGGAGACCGCCGCCGGCCTCGTCGCCACCTCCGGCAACGCGCTGGTCGAGCTGAAGAGCGAGACCGACTTCGTCGCCAAGAACGAGGAGTTCATCGCCAAGGCGCAGCAGATCGCCGACGTCGCCGACGCCGTCAAGGCCGCCGACACCGAGGCGCTCAAGGCCGCCGAGCTCGACGGCAAGACCGTCGGCGAGGTCGTCGAGGACCTCGCCATCACCATCGGCGAGAAGATCGAGCTGGGCGAGGTCGCCTACTTCGAGGGCACCACCGTCACCTACATGCACAAGCGTGCCGCCGACCTGCCGCCCGCCGTGGGCGTGCTGGTCGAGTTCGAGGGTGACGAGGCCGCCGCCCGCGCCGCTGCGATGCAGATCGCCGCGATGAAGGCGCAGTACCTCACCCGCGACGAGGTCCCGGCCGACGTCGTCGCCTCCGAGCGCTCCATCGCCGAGCAGAAGACCCGCGAGGAGGGCAAGCCCGAGCAGGCGATCGCCAAGATCGTCGAGGGTCGCCTCGGTGGCTTCTTCAAGGAGATCGTCCTGCTCGAGCAGGAGTCGGTCACCGAGTCCAAGAAGACGGTCAAGGCCGTCCTGGACGAGGCCGGCACCACCGTCAAGCGCTTCGCGCGCTTCGAGGTCGGCGCCTGA
- the pyrH gene encoding UMP kinase, with the protein MTAYQRVLLKLSGEVFGGGTVGVDPDVVSKVAREIATVVREGVGVCIVVGGGNFFRGAEMQQRGMDRSRADYMGMLGTVMNCLALQDFLEKEGIETRVQTAIAMGQVAEPYIPRRAMRHLEKGRVVIFGAGAGMPFFSTDTVAAQRALETHCEVVLMAKQGVDGVYSADPKKDPSATKYDTLSFADALQQGLKIADATAFALCMENDMPLVVFGADDEGAILRIVKGERIGTLVSRDG; encoded by the coding sequence GTGACGGCCTACCAGCGTGTCCTGCTCAAGCTCTCGGGTGAAGTGTTCGGCGGTGGGACGGTGGGCGTCGACCCCGACGTCGTCTCCAAGGTCGCCCGGGAGATCGCGACCGTCGTGCGCGAGGGCGTCGGTGTGTGCATCGTCGTCGGCGGCGGCAACTTCTTCCGCGGCGCCGAGATGCAGCAGCGCGGCATGGACCGCAGCCGCGCCGACTACATGGGCATGCTCGGCACCGTCATGAACTGCCTCGCGCTCCAGGACTTCCTGGAGAAGGAGGGCATCGAGACGCGCGTGCAGACCGCGATCGCGATGGGCCAGGTCGCCGAGCCCTACATCCCGCGCCGCGCGATGCGCCACCTCGAGAAGGGTCGCGTCGTGATCTTCGGGGCCGGCGCCGGCATGCCGTTCTTCTCCACCGACACCGTCGCCGCGCAGCGGGCCCTCGAGACCCACTGCGAGGTGGTGCTGATGGCCAAGCAGGGCGTCGACGGCGTCTACAGCGCGGACCCGAAGAAGGACCCGTCCGCGACGAAGTACGACACGCTCAGCTTCGCCGACGCCCTCCAGCAGGGCCTCAAGATCGCCGACGCGACCGCGTTCGCCCTGTGCATGGAGAACGACATGCCGCTCGTGGTCTTCGGCGCGGACGACGAGGGTGCCATCCTGCGGATCGTCAAGGGTGAGAGGATCGGCACGCTGGTCAGCCGCGACGGCTGA